Proteins encoded together in one Bacillota bacterium window:
- a CDS encoding aspartate aminotransferase family protein — MSQDSMPGRGRGSDTNEVKRWCDVDIDDIPHIVVTPPGPKSRDIHERAARHMKGFSSQVRLFPVAFESGHGYTLTDVDGNKYIDFSSGIYVTNCGHAHPKVTEAIQKWAGKLLNCHDFSTEVKTLLLEKVASISPGGKLTGMQLYCTGSEAVEAGLRVARAYTRKFEFISFFRDFHGKTMGANSLAGMDFTGGPRAVGYHRVPYGNCYRCAFKKDYPDCGIYCVDYIRQVIAEETTGNVAAIVLEPVQGWGGSVVPPDEFLPKLRALCDELGILLFVDEVLTSFGRTGKMFCVDHYGVIPDLMTVGKGFGNGFPVTAILMKEELAEKLELISASTSYGGNPVACAAALASIEVIEEEGLVEHSARLGEFILNKLKEMQSNHPIIGQVRGKGCLLGMELVKDRVTKEPFVKAGQLVYQKAFAKGLAWIPAGHNLRMSPPLIMPEEVASKALDIIDEALYETEKELGVI; from the coding sequence ATGTCGCAAGATTCAATGCCTGGTCGAGGGAGAGGGAGCGATACTAACGAGGTCAAACGCTGGTGCGATGTGGATATAGATGATATCCCGCATATTGTTGTAACGCCCCCCGGTCCGAAGTCGCGTGATATCCACGAGCGAGCGGCCAGGCATATGAAGGGATTTTCCTCGCAGGTCAGGCTCTTCCCTGTGGCCTTCGAATCGGGCCATGGATATACCTTGACAGACGTAGATGGTAATAAGTACATTGATTTTAGCTCGGGCATTTATGTAACGAATTGCGGCCACGCCCACCCCAAGGTCACGGAGGCGATCCAAAAGTGGGCCGGCAAGCTGCTGAATTGTCACGACTTCTCCACCGAGGTCAAGACCTTGCTCCTGGAGAAGGTGGCGTCTATAAGCCCTGGCGGGAAGCTCACCGGTATGCAGCTCTATTGCACGGGCTCCGAGGCCGTAGAGGCCGGGCTCCGCGTGGCCAGGGCATATACCAGGAAGTTTGAGTTCATATCATTCTTCAGGGATTTCCACGGCAAGACCATGGGCGCCAACAGCCTCGCAGGCATGGATTTTACGGGCGGCCCGCGGGCGGTCGGCTACCACAGGGTCCCTTACGGCAACTGCTATAGATGTGCATTCAAGAAGGACTACCCGGACTGCGGCATATATTGCGTGGATTACATCCGCCAGGTCATCGCTGAGGAGACGACGGGCAACGTGGCGGCCATCGTGCTCGAGCCGGTCCAGGGCTGGGGAGGGTCCGTAGTCCCACCTGATGAATTCCTGCCGAAACTGCGGGCGCTTTGCGATGAACTCGGGATTCTCCTTTTCGTTGATGAGGTGCTGACGAGCTTCGGCAGGACCGGCAAGATGTTCTGCGTAGACCACTATGGCGTTATCCCGGACCTAATGACGGTGGGCAAGGGCTTCGGCAATGGCTTCCCGGTCACGGCGATTCTCATGAAGGAGGAGCTCGCCGAGAAGCTCGAGCTCATAAGCGCGTCGACAAGCTACGGCGGGAACCCCGTGGCCTGCGCCGCAGCCCTGGCATCCATCGAGGTCATAGAAGAGGAAGGGCTTGTCGAGCACTCGGCGAGGCTTGGCGAATTCATTTTGAATAAGCTCAAGGAGATGCAGAGCAACCACCCGATCATAGGTCAGGTCCGCGGCAAGGGTTGCTTGCTCGGCATGGAGCTGGTGAAGGACAGGGTCACCAAGGAGCCCTTCGTGAAAGCCGGGCAGCTCGTCTACCAGAAGGCTTTTGCCAAGGGGCTCGCCTGGATTCCTGCAGGCCATAACCTCAGGATGTCGCCCCCGCTCATCATGCCCGAGGAGGTTGCCTCGAAGGCCCTTGATATCATCGATGAGGCCCTCTATGAAACCGAGAAGGAGCTTGGCGTGATATAG